One window of Oscillibacter hominis genomic DNA carries:
- a CDS encoding M23 family metallopeptidase: MGKKERQHLTQLAVCAAIFFSMVVIKLVLPQRMVQLRETLNSVMEQNMDVKAVFSAVGRGISGEQGLSGTLEEVYQAVFHPQDGEAVETAAWDLGLEDTQTLLNQSAQGWQPASWRVEAGKTEEGTENGTQTPPESAQPVESSETTGEASGQATVSQLVCTNLPEGVRMEQAVLDFSYCSPIVGVLSSSFGYREHPIEGEERFHYGVDLAADTGTAVGCFADGTVTAVGESSSLGKYVTVAHENGYSTLYAHCSKTVVNSGASVTRGEKIAEVGETGMATGPHLHFELHNGSEYLNPIYYVTLS, from the coding sequence ATGGGAAAGAAAGAGCGCCAGCACCTGACTCAACTGGCAGTCTGCGCCGCAATCTTTTTTTCCATGGTAGTCATCAAATTGGTGCTGCCTCAGCGGATGGTACAGCTGCGGGAAACCCTGAACAGCGTGATGGAGCAAAATATGGATGTCAAGGCCGTCTTTTCAGCGGTGGGACGCGGCATCTCCGGGGAGCAGGGGCTCAGCGGTACGCTGGAAGAAGTGTACCAAGCGGTTTTTCATCCCCAGGATGGGGAAGCAGTGGAGACTGCGGCCTGGGACTTGGGCCTGGAGGATACCCAGACACTGCTCAACCAAAGCGCTCAGGGATGGCAGCCGGCTTCTTGGCGGGTGGAGGCAGGAAAGACGGAAGAGGGCACTGAAAACGGCACCCAGACGCCTCCGGAGTCTGCGCAGCCTGTGGAAAGCAGTGAGACTACCGGCGAGGCCTCGGGTCAGGCAACTGTGAGCCAGCTGGTATGCACCAATCTGCCTGAGGGCGTCCGCATGGAGCAGGCTGTTTTGGATTTCTCCTACTGCTCACCCATTGTGGGCGTCCTGTCCTCCTCCTTCGGTTATCGGGAACACCCCATCGAAGGGGAGGAGAGATTCCACTATGGAGTCGATCTCGCGGCGGATACCGGCACTGCGGTAGGATGCTTTGCAGACGGCACGGTCACAGCGGTCGGTGAGAGCAGTTCCTTGGGCAAATACGTGACCGTGGCTCACGAAAACGGATACTCCACATTATATGCGCACTGCAGCAAAACGGTAGTGAATTCCGGAGCCTCCGTCACCAGGGGAGAAAAGATCGCTGAGGTGGGGGAGACGGGAATGGCCACCGGCCCGCACCTGCATTTTGAACTGCACAATGGAAGTGAATATTTGAACCCCATCTACTATGTCACGCTGTCTTGA
- the alr gene encoding alanine racemase, which yields MELSCYNSYYEIKLETLFDNCEKIENYIAPAALMPVLKANAYGMGTLEIAQALVGRFNCPVIACSQVYEGLVVRENGIFTPDILILGPVMEHTLPHVVHWDLQIPLFTPAGVYALSKEAARQGRRVKAQIKIETGMNRIGVHPGEELNSLIQAIRACPNIEITGAFTHFAQAEYRGDEFTKLQFQRFQAGVQQLKENGFTLQYIHCCNTGSTEWFEEAVSFSTHVRVGSLIFGYSDIADGSNPIGVEDMLSWRSYIYHIKHVLPGESVGYDQFFKPERPTDLAVVGVGFADGLFCPMVKQQGAVLVNDTRTHFIDTCMDQCFIDITGIDCKVGDPVTFWGYSPSHKAYLSPEEFSKYGQIYTAYTSTCPDRIKRIYI from the coding sequence ATGGAACTATCCTGCTACAATTCTTATTATGAGATCAAACTTGAAACGCTGTTCGACAACTGTGAAAAAATAGAAAACTATATCGCGCCCGCGGCGCTCATGCCCGTGCTGAAGGCCAATGCCTACGGAATGGGTACATTGGAGATCGCCCAGGCTCTGGTGGGGCGTTTCAATTGCCCGGTCATTGCCTGTTCCCAAGTCTATGAGGGGCTTGTTGTGCGGGAAAACGGCATATTTACCCCGGATATTTTAATTTTGGGCCCGGTGATGGAGCACACTCTTCCCCACGTCGTCCACTGGGATTTACAGATTCCCTTGTTTACTCCCGCTGGAGTCTATGCCCTCTCCAAGGAGGCCGCCCGCCAGGGGAGGCGGGTCAAGGCGCAGATCAAGATTGAAACCGGGATGAACCGCATCGGTGTGCATCCGGGAGAGGAATTGAATTCCCTGATTCAGGCCATCCGTGCATGTCCCAACATTGAAATCACCGGCGCCTTCACCCACTTTGCCCAGGCCGAATACCGCGGAGATGAATTCACCAAGCTCCAGTTCCAGCGCTTCCAGGCCGGCGTTCAGCAGTTGAAGGAGAACGGGTTCACCCTGCAATACATCCACTGCTGCAACACCGGCTCTACAGAGTGGTTTGAGGAAGCCGTTTCCTTCTCCACCCATGTCCGGGTGGGCAGCCTGATTTTCGGCTACAGCGATATTGCCGATGGGTCCAACCCGATCGGCGTTGAGGACATGCTCTCCTGGCGCAGCTATATTTACCACATCAAGCATGTACTGCCCGGGGAGAGCGTGGGCTACGACCAGTTCTTTAAGCCGGAACGCCCCACCGACTTGGCCGTCGTGGGCGTCGGGTTTGCCGACGGCCTCTTCTGCCCCATGGTAAAGCAGCAGGGTGCGGTCCTGGTCAACGACACCAGAACCCACTTCATTGATACCTGCATGGACCAGTGCTTCATTGACATCACCGGCATCGACTGCAAGGTGGGCGACCCAGTGACCTTCTGGGGCTATTCCCCCAGCCACAAGGCCTATCTCTCCCCGGAGGAGTTTTCCAAGTACGGCCAGATCTACACCGCCTACACCTCTACCTGTCCGGACCGGATCAAGCGGATTTACATTTAA
- a CDS encoding zinc metalloprotease translates to MSRCLEVVSPGFLLLVTAFALQQSGELLGSILLAAGLHELGHWAALRSFGSRAERFRLAAWGARMACGAGLSYRQEIIAVLAGPAANLLCGFACAQAAGHTGWTSGYLYAGAHVILGAFNLLPISVLDGGRALELILSLWGDPGLARRIVNALSIFTLVGLTSGALWLSVQSGGNAYLLVGIVGLWSMLLRRE, encoded by the coding sequence ATGTCACGCTGTCTTGAGGTTGTCTCACCTGGATTTCTGCTGCTGGTTACAGCTTTTGCCCTTCAGCAAAGCGGGGAACTGCTGGGCTCAATCCTGTTGGCCGCCGGGCTCCATGAGCTGGGGCACTGGGCCGCGCTTCGATCTTTCGGCAGCCGGGCGGAGCGCTTCCGCCTGGCTGCCTGGGGGGCCAGGATGGCCTGCGGAGCGGGACTCTCCTATAGACAGGAGATCATCGCAGTACTGGCAGGCCCCGCAGCCAATCTGCTCTGCGGTTTCGCCTGCGCCCAGGCTGCGGGGCATACGGGCTGGACATCAGGGTATCTCTATGCCGGCGCCCATGTGATATTGGGCGCCTTCAACCTGCTGCCTATCTCCGTGCTGGACGGCGGGCGGGCCCTTGAGCTGATCTTGTCCCTCTGGGGCGATCCGGGGCTGGCCCGGCGGATTGTGAATGCTTTGAGCATATTCACGCTGGTGGGTTTGACCTCCGGAGCCCTGTGGCTGAGTGTCCAAAGCGGGGGGAATGCCTACCTTCTGGTGGGAATCGTGGGATTATGGAGCATGCTGCTGCGCAGGGAGTGA
- a CDS encoding Crp/Fnr family transcriptional regulator gives MEKMAALQILFGRLPPLEWGVEQYLDQGKCLKIFQNERIPFDREAPEEPGVFYVQTGLLKLSVHRPLSATGLDFCYYGDRTLLERRTAASLSGCGQMYIEACKNTIAYAFTQREFFELLRRDRALLKQYHQLHSAQLSLLFQRMELTACLDAEQRVAGWLMQLCCQSAPEEAGKYFIPCRLTQQEIADYLLIHVTTFNRVFSELKKESIVEKKRSGFLVHDFEKLKRFQERLSI, from the coding sequence ATGGAGAAGATGGCTGCCTTACAGATCCTGTTTGGAAGGCTTCCGCCGTTGGAGTGGGGGGTCGAGCAGTATCTGGATCAGGGCAAATGCCTGAAGATATTTCAAAACGAGCGCATCCCCTTTGACCGGGAGGCTCCGGAGGAGCCGGGGGTGTTTTACGTGCAGACCGGCCTTTTAAAACTCTCCGTGCACCGTCCGCTCAGCGCCACAGGGTTGGATTTTTGCTATTATGGGGACCGGACCCTATTGGAGCGCCGGACGGCGGCGTCACTGTCCGGATGCGGTCAGATGTACATAGAGGCCTGCAAAAACACAATTGCCTACGCCTTCACCCAAAGGGAGTTTTTTGAGCTTTTACGGCGGGACAGGGCTCTTCTGAAGCAGTACCATCAGCTGCACTCCGCTCAGCTTTCCCTCCTATTTCAACGGATGGAGCTGACCGCCTGCCTGGACGCGGAACAACGGGTGGCGGGCTGGCTCATGCAGCTGTGCTGCCAAAGCGCCCCAGAGGAAGCAGGCAAATATTTTATCCCCTGCAGGCTGACCCAGCAGGAGATCGCCGATTATCTTCTGATCCATGTGACCACCTTTAACCGGGTGTTCAGTGAGCTGAAAAAAGAATCTATTGTGGAAAAGAAGCGCAGCGGCTTCCTGGTCCATGACTTCGAGAAGCTCAAAAGATTTCAGGAGCGACTGTCCATCTGA
- a CDS encoding Crp/Fnr family transcriptional regulator, producing MDERALMHKILMGEFPFTLPHLEQYLHQGEELRLFAGEKLDQSIIERKFLLYVWQGKGACVITRPDRTTFRFLTMGEKITCFSNIITPYTEYSQSWDIMALENTVLVAFAKEQVYAFLKEDPVLSEEYMEFASTYHTVMQRRVLLTANLTSSQRVLTWLYGLCGGCCDRQTCEIPCTLNQQEIADILLVHISTCNKIFAWLQENGVAAKTKSKLCIDVPKLRQYIMNDWKIY from the coding sequence ATGGACGAAAGAGCACTCATGCACAAAATATTGATGGGGGAGTTCCCCTTTACCCTCCCTCATCTGGAGCAATACCTGCATCAGGGGGAGGAGCTCCGGCTGTTTGCAGGGGAAAAGCTGGATCAGTCCATCATTGAGCGCAAGTTCCTTCTCTATGTATGGCAGGGGAAGGGGGCCTGTGTGATCACACGGCCTGACCGGACCACCTTCCGCTTTCTGACCATGGGGGAGAAGATCACTTGTTTCTCCAACATCATCACCCCGTATACGGAGTATTCACAGAGCTGGGACATCATGGCCCTTGAAAATACAGTGCTGGTGGCCTTTGCAAAGGAACAGGTCTATGCATTTCTAAAAGAAGACCCGGTCCTGTCCGAGGAATACATGGAATTTGCCTCGACTTATCACACCGTAATGCAGCGGCGTGTCCTGCTGACAGCCAACCTGACCTCCAGCCAGCGTGTTCTGACCTGGCTCTATGGCCTCTGCGGCGGATGCTGCGACCGGCAGACATGTGAAATCCCGTGCACTCTGAATCAGCAGGAGATCGCCGATATCCTGCTGGTTCATATCAGCACCTGCAACAAGATATTCGCTTGGCTCCAGGAAAACGGCGTCGCGGCAAAGACAAAAAGCAAGCTGTGCATTGACGTCCCAAAGCTGAGACAATACATCATGAATGACTGGAAGATCTATTGA
- a CDS encoding TIGR03960 family B12-binding radical SAM protein, whose translation MDKRLERILPRVQKPARYVGGEYNAVKKDKAEVDVRFAFCFPDTYEIGMSNLGMRILYGIMNNMDGVWCERVFAPWGDMEEEMRKAGIPLYGLESGDPIRDFDIIGFSVGYEMAFPGILNMLDLAGVPVRAADRKALSPLVIAGGTAMYNAEPVADFIDIVSLGEGEDVTVELIELYRRAKQEGWDKRRLLVEAARVPGLYVPSLYEIRYHEDGTVAEILPRDGAPRQVTKRIVEDMDKAYYPTHTVVPSTEIVQDRTTLELFRGCIRGCRFCQAGYVYRPVRNRSKDLCAAYAMEALSDSGYEEMTLSSLSTSDYPPLVDLCDDLEEFCDKRHIHLSLPSLRADNFSMALMQRLQKGRKAGLTFAPEAGTQRLRDAINKNLTEEDLLQSCRTAFEGGFSAVKLYFMLGLPTETDEDVLGIAEIAAHVMHTWREYASNKARGIRITVSTSWFVPKPHSAFQWEPQISKEEYERRVKLLREAIRTKTVTYNWHDSETSFMEAVLARGDRRMCAVLESVWRKGARLDAWEEYFSLDRWLEAFDECGLDPHFYANRVREKDELMPWDMISSGVSKDFLWRERERAYRSETTPDCRTQCSGCGANRLVGGKCDV comes from the coding sequence GTGGACAAGAGACTGGAACGCATCCTGCCCCGGGTGCAGAAGCCTGCGCGCTATGTGGGCGGCGAGTATAACGCGGTGAAGAAGGACAAGGCGGAGGTGGACGTCCGCTTTGCATTCTGCTTCCCCGACACCTATGAGATCGGTATGTCCAATTTAGGGATGCGGATCTTATACGGCATTATGAACAACATGGACGGAGTCTGGTGCGAGCGGGTGTTCGCTCCCTGGGGGGACATGGAGGAGGAGATGCGCAAAGCGGGCATCCCGCTCTATGGGCTGGAGTCCGGCGACCCCATCCGGGATTTTGACATCATCGGGTTTTCCGTGGGCTATGAGATGGCCTTTCCTGGTATTTTGAATATGCTTGACCTGGCCGGCGTGCCGGTGCGCGCGGCGGACCGGAAGGCCCTGTCCCCGCTGGTGATCGCCGGCGGAACCGCCATGTACAACGCGGAACCGGTGGCGGATTTCATCGACATCGTCTCCCTGGGCGAGGGGGAGGATGTGACGGTGGAGCTCATTGAGCTGTACCGAAGGGCCAAACAGGAGGGCTGGGACAAGCGCCGTCTGCTGGTGGAGGCCGCCCGGGTGCCGGGCCTCTATGTGCCGAGCCTCTATGAAATCCGCTATCACGAAGACGGCACTGTGGCGGAAATCCTGCCCAGGGACGGGGCGCCCCGTCAGGTGACCAAGCGGATTGTGGAGGACATGGACAAGGCCTACTATCCCACCCACACCGTGGTGCCCTCCACGGAGATTGTCCAGGACCGCACCACGCTGGAACTTTTCCGCGGGTGCATCCGGGGATGCAGGTTCTGCCAGGCCGGGTATGTGTACCGCCCGGTGCGAAACCGCAGCAAGGACCTCTGCGCAGCCTACGCCATGGAGGCGCTCAGCGACTCCGGCTATGAGGAGATGACGCTCTCCAGCCTCTCCACCAGCGACTACCCGCCCCTGGTGGATTTGTGCGACGATTTGGAGGAATTCTGCGACAAGCGCCACATCCATCTCTCGCTCCCATCACTGCGGGCGGACAACTTCTCCATGGCGCTGATGCAGCGTCTGCAAAAGGGACGCAAGGCGGGCTTGACCTTTGCGCCGGAGGCTGGCACCCAGCGGCTGCGGGATGCCATCAACAAGAATCTGACAGAAGAAGACTTGCTGCAAAGCTGCCGCACTGCGTTTGAGGGCGGCTTCAGCGCGGTGAAGCTATACTTTATGCTGGGACTGCCCACGGAGACCGACGAGGATGTGCTGGGCATTGCGGAGATCGCGGCCCATGTGATGCACACCTGGCGGGAGTATGCCTCCAACAAGGCCCGGGGCATCCGGATCACCGTCTCCACCTCCTGGTTCGTGCCCAAGCCCCACAGCGCCTTCCAGTGGGAGCCCCAGATTTCCAAGGAGGAATATGAGCGGCGGGTCAAGCTGCTGCGGGAGGCCATCCGCACCAAGACGGTGACCTACAACTGGCACGATTCCGAAACCAGCTTTATGGAGGCTGTGCTGGCCCGGGGCGACCGGCGCATGTGCGCTGTCCTGGAGTCTGTCTGGCGCAAGGGCGCCCGCCTGGACGCCTGGGAGGAGTACTTTTCCCTGGACCGCTGGCTGGAGGCCTTTGACGAGTGCGGCCTGGACCCCCATTTTTACGCCAACCGCGTCAGGGAGAAGGACGAGCTGATGCCCTGGGATATGATCTCCAGCGGTGTCTCAAAGGACTTCCTCTGGCGGGAGCGGGAGCGGGCCTACCGCTCCGAGACCACGCCGGACTGCCGCACCCAGTGCAGCGGCTGCGGCGCAAACCGCCTGGTAGGAGGGAAGTGCGATGTCTAA
- a CDS encoding XkdX family protein codes for MNTRANALRNLYRCGKLGKDGLNRAVVDAVITASEYREITGEDYV; via the coding sequence ATGAATACGAGGGCAAACGCACTGCGCAATCTCTATCGCTGCGGCAAATTGGGCAAGGACGGGCTGAACCGTGCGGTGGTGGATGCAGTTATTACGGCTTCTGAGTACCGGGAGATCACCGGTGAGGACTATGTGTAA